The sequence TATTATATGCAATCTGTCTGTCTAACGTCTCTTTTATATCTTTCACATCTACAGTCATCGCAAAATCCCAGATATCTTTCATATTCAAAAGATTTCGATCTGTCAATCCCTCTTCCTTTTCTCCCTCGACCGCTATTTCATAGAGCACTTCTCCATCTTTTTCCATCAGCACAATATTCGTGTGATAATTCGCAATTCTGACTTTCGCATAAGAGCTTCCTTTGTAAACTGACACGATGATATCAAATGTAATTCCATTGTCTGCATGTACAACTTTGATATCCGCCGTCTGCAAAAACTGTTTCATCTGCTCAATCTCTGACTCTGTCACCTGTGCAATCACTTCCAGTTCTTTCTCCGCTCTTCCCGCAATAATTCCCGCTGTGGCAGCCGCCGGAATTCCTTTCAGATGATTTGTGTTTGGCACAATGACGCTTTTTACATTTTTGATGATACTTCCACTTGCTTCAATCACAACCTTATCCGGAATACTCCCCAGTATTTCTCTTGCTTTCGCCGCGGCATATGCAAGTGCAATCGGCTCTGTACACCCCATTGCCGGGACCAGCTCCTCTTTCAAAATCTGAACGTACGCGCCATACTTTACATCTTCTTTTTTCATAGGTACTTTACCCTCCTTTTTTAATAAACATCTCTTTATTTTCTAATAGGATACCACATTTTCTCTGCGGTGGTCAAATACTGTCCCCACTGAAAACAGCACCATAATTTCATGTGCGATAAGCGGAAATGCGGACAAAATAATAAGCTGAATCCACTCTCCCATCGTCAAAGCTGCCGTTCCAAAAATCTCCACCATATAAGGGATCTCCGTCACCAGTATCTGAAGCCCAAACCCTGCGAAAAATGCAGCTATCATCAATTTGTTTGCACTATGATCCATACAAAATACAGACTTATGCACATCCCGCATTCCGACTGCATGAAAAAGCTGTGATAAGCCGAGCACGGTAAACGCATATGTCTGTGCCCGATTTAAGATTTCCGGAGATTTCAGTACAATTATCAGGTTTTCTAAGCTTACAACTGCGTTTCTTTCAGTCAGCACTTCCAGTGGCAGCTTTAAAAATGCAGTCAGACTGATTCCTGCAATCAGCACTCCATAAAACAATGTGCAAGAAAGTCCTCCGTTTGCAAACAAACTTTCCTGCACCTTTCTCGGAGGTCTTCTCATCAAACTCTTTTTATCGTTTTCATCAACGCCCAAAGCCAATGCCGGCAGCGAATCCGTGATCAGATTAATCCATAAAATATGGCTTGCCTTTAACGGAGACGCAAGTCCGCACAAAATAGACAGAAACATGGTGATAATCTCTCCAAAGTTGGAAGACAGCAAAAACAAAATGGATTTCCGGATATTTTCATAGATTCCTCTTCCCTCTTCAATCGCCTTTTCGATTGTCGCAAAATTATCGTCAGTCAAAATCATATCGGATGCATTCTTCGCCACATCTGTTCCTGTCTCTCCCATGGCAATGCCGATATCTGCCGCTTTCAGAGACGGTGCATCATTGACCCCGTCCCCTGTCATTGCCACAATCTTCCCGGAAGCTTTTAAGCCTTTTATGATCTGCACCTTATGTTCCGGTGCCACACGGGCAAACACTTTTGTCTGTCTTAGTTTTCTTTGCAATTCACCGGCAGACAACCGCTCTAATTCTTCTCCCGTCATACACTCACTCATTTTGTTCGCAATTCCAAGTTGCTTTGCAATGGCAAATGCTGTATCAACATGGTCTCCTGTGATCATGATTGTATCTACCGATGCCTCCCGAAACGTGCGAACCGCCTCTTTTGCCTCCGGTCGCGCCGGGTCTATCATTCCCGTAAGACCAAGAAATGTAAGCCCCTCCTCTTTTGGCATCGTCACATTCGGGCACATGGCAATAGCCAAAACCCGAAGCGCCTGCGCCGACATCTCTTCCATTGCGATCATGATCTGCCTCTTATGTATGTCGGTAAGCGGTATCCGTTTCTGGTTGATCAGAATATGTGTACATTTGGAAATCACCCGGTCTGCCGCCCCTTTTGTATAAGAAATCTTTCCATGTCGGCTTTGATGAAGTGTCGTCATCATTTTCCGTTTGGAATCAAAGGATACCTCATCGATTCTTGGCATGTCTGTCTGAAGTTCTTTTCGATTCAAATGATGTGCTTCTGCAAAATCTACTAATGCCAGTTCGGTTGGATCGCCAATTCGCTCTGTCTCAGAAACCGCCGCATCATTACACAACACACAGCACTCCAAAAATTCACGGTTTTTTCTTGCATCTGCTTCGCCTGCATCACACATATGCTGATCTACATAGCATGCTGTGACTGACATCTTATTCTGTGTCAGCGTTCCGGTCTTGTCCGAGCAGACAACACCGACTGCCCCCAGCGTCTCCACGGAAGGAAGCTTTCGCACAATCGTATGGACCTTTACCATCTTTGAGACACTCAGCGCCAGCACGATTGTCACCACAGCCGGAAGACCTTCCGGCACTGCTGCCACGGCGAGCGATATCGCTGTAATAAGCATATCCGCTATATCTCGCTTCTGTATCACAGCAATCGCAAACAAAGCCGCACAAAGAACCACAGCCACAATACTCAGCAGCTTTCCAAGATCCCCAAGCCTTTTTTGAAGCGGCGTAAGTTCCTGCGGAGCCTCGTCAATCATCGCTGCGATTTTCCCAATCTCTGTATCCATTCCTACTGCAGTGACAATCCCTGTTCCTCTTCCATATGTGACCACAGTAGACATATATGCCATGTTTTTCCGGTCACCGACCGGACATGTTTGATTTGCCTGAAACAAAGCATCCTTTTCCACCGGAAGTGACTCCCCTGTTAATGCAGACTCTTCCACCTTCATGCTGACGGTTTCCAGCAGACGAAGATCCGCCGGAATCTGCCTTCCCGCATCCAAGTATACAATATCACCCACAACCAGTTCTGAGGATAAAACCTCCCTTTTTCTTCCTTCACGTTTTACGATAGCTTTTGGAATCGTGAGCCCTTTGAGCGCTTCCAAAGCTTTTTGCGCTTTTCCTTCCTGAATGACGCCGACAACTGCATTTACTGTGACTACAACAAGAATGATCATCGCATCACTTACTTCGTGAAGCAGCAACGAAATAATTACCGCCACAAGCAGTACATAGATCAGCGGATCGTTCAACTGCTCAAAAAATGCTTCCGCCACAGATTTTTTCTTTCCTTCTTTCAGTTCATTTTTCCCATTTTGTTCCAGTCTTTTTCTTGCTTCCGCCTCGCTTAATCCATTGCCCGCACTGCTATGCAGCTCTAGAATCGTCTCCTTTGCCGACTTTTGCTCAAACATACATTTCCTCCTCGCATTTTGATTTCTCACAGCTATGATCGGCTGTTTTACTACTGTATGTCCAAGCAGTACGGATTATGAATATTCAATATTTACCCTGCTTCCACTGACTCCGGTCTCAGCAGGAGTCACCATCAGTCTAATTGGCACTCGTGCTTTTACGGATTCCACATGGGAAATAATCCCCACTTTTAAGTGGTCATTATGTATCTTTTCCAAAGACTCCATCACGATATCAAGCAGCATATCATCCAATGAGCCAAAACCTTCATCCAAAAAGAACAATTCAAGCGGAGCTGTCCCTTTTAACTGAATCTCCGCCGACAGCGCAAGCGCCAATGCCAGGGAAGTGACAAAAGTCTCACCTCCTGATAATGTGGCAGTCTGTCTGCGTACGCCTCCGTTCTTATTGTCCCGAATGATAAATTCTCCATCCTCATTAATCTCCAGCTCATAATTGCCATTTGTGATCTCATACAACCGTTTGGATGCGCTTTTAGAAATATATCGCAGGCGTTCTGTC comes from Coprococcus phoceensis and encodes:
- a CDS encoding cation-translocating P-type ATPase codes for the protein MFEQKSAKETILELHSSAGNGLSEAEARKRLEQNGKNELKEGKKKSVAEAFFEQLNDPLIYVLLVAVIISLLLHEVSDAMIILVVVTVNAVVGVIQEGKAQKALEALKGLTIPKAIVKREGRKREVLSSELVVGDIVYLDAGRQIPADLRLLETVSMKVEESALTGESLPVEKDALFQANQTCPVGDRKNMAYMSTVVTYGRGTGIVTAVGMDTEIGKIAAMIDEAPQELTPLQKRLGDLGKLLSIVAVVLCAALFAIAVIQKRDIADMLITAISLAVAAVPEGLPAVVTIVLALSVSKMVKVHTIVRKLPSVETLGAVGVVCSDKTGTLTQNKMSVTACYVDQHMCDAGEADARKNREFLECCVLCNDAAVSETERIGDPTELALVDFAEAHHLNRKELQTDMPRIDEVSFDSKRKMMTTLHQSRHGKISYTKGAADRVISKCTHILINQKRIPLTDIHKRQIMIAMEEMSAQALRVLAIAMCPNVTMPKEEGLTFLGLTGMIDPARPEAKEAVRTFREASVDTIMITGDHVDTAFAIAKQLGIANKMSECMTGEELERLSAGELQRKLRQTKVFARVAPEHKVQIIKGLKASGKIVAMTGDGVNDAPSLKAADIGIAMGETGTDVAKNASDMILTDDNFATIEKAIEEGRGIYENIRKSILFLLSSNFGEIITMFLSILCGLASPLKASHILWINLITDSLPALALGVDENDKKSLMRRPPRKVQESLFANGGLSCTLFYGVLIAGISLTAFLKLPLEVLTERNAVVSLENLIIVLKSPEILNRAQTYAFTVLGLSQLFHAVGMRDVHKSVFCMDHSANKLMIAAFFAGFGLQILVTEIPYMVEIFGTAALTMGEWIQLIILSAFPLIAHEIMVLFSVGTVFDHRRENVVSY